A window of Phaseolus vulgaris cultivar G19833 chromosome 4, P. vulgaris v2.0, whole genome shotgun sequence genomic DNA:
TCTCCTTTATGATGTCCACTGGTAGTAGGATCTGAAGAGCCTGATGCGGGATTATTCATTTGAATGTGTTGTAGGATGAGTTGCATCTTCTCATCTTGTTTGCGCATGCGTTCACTTTGCTCTTCATGAGTTTTCATCAATAGCTCCATCTTTTCTTCAAGTGTCCGCTCCTTGACACGTTTTGTCATAAGTTCATCATTTAGCTTTTGAATAATCTCACGCATTTCTTCTATTTGATGGACTACTGGAGCTTGACTTGCAGCAGAGTGAGCACTTGTTGAACTATTAAACCTTTTGCTCAATACACCAAGACCATAGACATTCCCTTTTTTATTTCCACTTACAACAACATCGATGTATATTTCATTGTCATCAATAGAGGCAACATGAGAGTTTTGCGAAGATGCGCTTTCAAGCATTTGCTGTTGTTGGGCTTCTTCTCGACGTTTCTTATATTTCTCCTGAAAATGAAGTCAAATTGATTATTGCGAAGAAAAcatatagtaaaaattaaaccataacaaattttaaacataCCGCAAGGTCGCGAGTCTTGTCATTGACCCATTGTCCAGTCTTCAATTTCTTTGTTCTTTCTACAACCTCCCAAGCAGTTGGTTGTCGTTCAAGCTCTTTAGTCTacataaattcaataaaaagataTCATagattgtatttaaattaaatatagaaagagaagaaatataataatattaccaTTTTCTCAAAGTGAGCTGCGGTAGATATGGAACCACCACAGTAGGCTGAGGCTCCCTTCTCAACAGCCCGATTCGCCTTGGCAATAGCACTCTTGTTCTGGAATTCTGTAGAACTCCAATGCTGGTCCAAGGTTGCTCGAACAAGTTGTGGAATCCAGGTCCCCTTATCTTGACCATGCCTAACTTTACTCATAGCATTTTTAAAGATACAGGAGGCTTTTGTATCAAAAATGGATCTAATGAGTTGGTCTTGTTCCATATCCCACCTATACTCTTTCTGcatgtaaaataaattagaaaaaaaacattgtagaaaaataaaatatcattttaaatgtAATCATAACTCAAATTACCTTGAACTCTCCAAACCATCTATCTCTAAGCTCAAGACGAACCTTCTTCCAAGTGGGACTGGGTTCATCATATTTTTGCTTGATGATTCGTGAGATTACATTGGAAGGTCCATTTGCAGGTGAAAAactatgtttaaaat
This region includes:
- the LOC137837249 gene encoding uncharacterized protein; this translates as MEQDQLIRSIFDTKASCIFKNAMSKVRHGQDKGTWIPQLVRATLDQHWSSTEFQNKSAIAKANRAVEKGASAYCGGSISTAAHFEKMTKELERQPTAWEVVERTKKLKTGQWVNDKTRDLAEKYKKRREEAQQQQMLESASSQNSHVASIDDNEIYIDVVVSGNKKGNVYGLGVLSKRFNSSTSAHSAASQAPVVHQIEEMREIIQKLNDELMTKRVKERTLEEKMELLMKTHEEQSERMRKQDEKMQLILQHIQMNNPASGSSDPTTSGHHKGDQSRDDSSEED